The Nycticebus coucang isolate mNycCou1 chromosome 5, mNycCou1.pri, whole genome shotgun sequence genome window below encodes:
- the LRIF1 gene encoding ligand-dependent nuclear receptor-interacting factor 1, whose product MSNNLQRVFLKPAEENSGNASPCVSGCMYQVVQTIGLDGKNLLQLLPIPNSSGNLTPLVQSPVMSDALKGNTGKPVQVTFQTQISSPSTSASVQLPIFQPASSSNYFLTRTVDTAEKGRATSLGTENFTSSVSKVQSHGVKIDGLTMQTFAVPPSSTQNDSSYIVINTQSLPMTVKSPVLPSGHHIQIPAHAEVKSLPASSLPPSVQQKILAAATTSTSGTVEASQMPTVIYVSPVKTVKNVVTKNFQNIYPKPVTEIAKPMILNTTQIPMNVATETQLKGGQHSQAAPVKWIFQENLQPYTPSLVPIKSSNNVASRILKTFVDRKRLGDNTISMPPLSTIGPSATQSKSMSIKDNALVMFNGKVYLLAKKETDVLPSQIDQQNSVSPDPPLRKDTLQIVSPSPVTEISKEVVNIVLAKSKSSQMETKSLSSTQLAFMANQRAEKNKNIEKLSPPTNPHNMNRSNNCLKQSKTLFTNPLFPDGFSTGQNAPRKGNIIQSIEKISSSVDATTITSQQCVFRDQEPKIQNEMASTLEKGTKEKNKKILQGRNNKILSLKSDAEFKKIFGLTKDLRVRLTRIPDHLGSGEGFHAFSSLVKSGAYKDTEFMVKTEERKQSFDKKRKAKSMKKMDHTKKRKTEGAHDTVINGETNVTSYQLHSSILPPSDVSQHILHTSCSKSKEEKKTGIEHHIHEKQEKGTLNSNAAYEQSHSFNKNYTEDIFPTTPPELEETIRDEKIRRLKQVLKEKEAALEEMRKKMHQK is encoded by the exons TTGGCTTGGATGGAAAAAATCTTCTGCAGTTACTTCCAATTCCTAATTCTTCTGGAAATCTTACACCGCTAGTTCAATCTCCAGTCATGTCTGATGCTTTAAAGGGGAATACAGGAAAACCAGTTCAAGTTACCTTTCAGACTCAGATTTCCAGCCCTTCCACAAGTGCATCAGTTCAATTGCCCATTTTTCAGCCAGCCAGTTCTTCAAACTATTTTCTTACAAGAACAGTAGATACAGCAGAAAAAGGTAGAGCTACTTCTCTGGGCACTGAAAACTTTACTTCATCAGTTTCTAAAGTTCAAAGTCATGGTGTGAAAATTGATGGACTCACCATGCAAACATTTGCTGTTCCTCCCTCCTCAACACAAAATGATTCATCTTATATTGTAATTAATACCCAGAGTCTTCCGATGACTGTGAAGTCTCCTGTTTTGCCTTCTGGGCATCATATACAGATTCCAGCCCATGCTGAAGTGAAATCTTTACCAGCATCATCATTGCCTCCTTCAGTTCAGCAAAAGATATTGGCAGCTGCAACCACAAGTACCTCAGGAACAGTTGAGGCATCCCAAATGCCAACCGTTATTTATGTATCTCCTgtaaaaacagtgaaaaatgtAGTAACCAAGAACTTTCAAAACATTTATCCAAAACCTGTTACAGAAATAGCAAAGCCGATGATACTAAATACCACACAAATTCCAATGAATGTTGCTACAGAGACACAATTGAAAGGTGGTCAGCATTCTCAAGCTGCTCCAGTGAAATGGATTTTTCAAGAAAATCTACAGCCTTATACTCCATCTCTTGTTCCTATTAAGTCTTCAAATAATGTGGCTTCAAGGATTTTAAAAACTTTCGTAGATAGGAAGAGGTTGGGAGATAATACCATAAGTATGCCACCATTGAGTACCATCGGTCCTAGTGCAACACAATCCAAAAGTATGTCAATTAAAGATAATGCTTTGGTTATGTTTAATGGGAAAGTCTATCTATTGGCTAAAAAGGAGACAGATGTTCTGCCATCACAAATTGACCAACAGAATTCTGTTTCTCCTGATCCTCCACTAAGAAAAGATACTTTACAGATAGTGAGTCCAAGTCCAGTCACAGAAATATCCAAAGAGGTTGTAAATATTGTTTTGGCTAAAAGTAAATCTTCCCAGATGGAGACAAAATCATTGTCCAGTACCCAGCTTGCTTTCATGGCCAATCAAAGGgcagagaagaataaaaacattgaGAAATTATCTCCTCCCACAAATCCACATAATATGAATCGATCCAATAACTGCTtaaaacagagtaagactttattCACAAATCCACTCTTTCCAGATGGATTTAGTACAGGACAAAATGCCCCCAGAAAAGGAAATATCATCCAGAGCATAGAGAAAATAAGTTCCTCTGTTGATGCAACAACTATTACTTCACAACAGTGTGTTTTCAGAGACCAAGAACCAAAG ATCCAGAATGAAATGGCATCAACATTAGAAAAAggtactaaagaaaaaaacaagaaaattttgcaaggaagaaataataagatATTGTCTCTGAAGAGTGATGctgaatttaaaaagatatttggtCTCACTAAAGATTTGAGAGTGCGCCTTACTCGAATTCCTGACCATTTAGGCTCTGGAGAAGGTTTTCATGCCTTTAGCAGTTTGGTGAAGAGTGGTGCTTACAAAGATACAGAGTTTATGGTGAAGAccgaagaaagaaaacag AGttttgataagaaaagaaaagcaaaatccaTGAAGAAGATGGATcacacaaagaagagaaaaacagagggtGCTCATGACACAGTCATAAATGGGGAAACTAATGTCACTAGTTACCAGCTCCATAGTAGTATTTTACCACCTTCAGATGTATCACAACATATTCTTCACACAAGCTGTAGcaaaagcaaggaagaaaagaaaactgggatAGAACACCATATCCATGAAAAGCAGGAGAAAGGCACATTGAATTCAAATGCAGCTTATGAACAAAGCCAttcctttaataaaaattatactgaaGATATTTTTCCTACAACACCACCAGAGTTAGAGGAAACCATTCGagatgaaaaaataagaagactTAAGCaggtgctgaaagaaaaagaagcagctcTTGAAGAAATGCGTAAGAAGATgcaccaaaaataa